The sequence below is a genomic window from Campylobacter concisus.
ATATTAGTTGGTATCTTTTTAGTGGCAGTCGTTGTTTTTGCGCTTATTAAAAAGATATCGTTTTAGCTTTTAAATTTCTCCCACCACAAATAAGCAAAGATGAGCCCAAAGCCCTTGACTTTGCTCTCGTCAAAGACAAATTTCATCATATCTTCTCGCTTTATGAAAACAAGCTCGATATCTTCGCCATCGACGCCACCGCCAGAATTTACCTTCATGCTCTCATCGATCTTTGCGTAAAACATCGTTTGCATATTGCCTCCAAAGCCAAAAGCACCGTATGTCATCGTGATACGCTCTATCTCTTTTAGCTCATAGCCCACTTCTTCGATCGCTTCTTCTCTGGCTGTTTGCTCTTCGCTAAGTCCTTTATCCATAAGGCCTGCGCAAAGTTCGTAAGTAAAGCCTTGCTCATTTGTTTTGATGCCTTCTTTCTCTTGTGAGTACCAAACAGCAGGACGAAACTGCTTTACAAACAAAAAGGCATCTTTTTGCTCGTGATATAAAAAAATACTAACGCTATTCATCACTTTTACGCAGTCCCAATCTCTTTGGACACCATTTTGCATAAATTTTATCTTAAATGGCTTTAGGTATTTTGACTCACCAAGAGGTAGAATTTCTAAATTAGTTATAGTAGTATCCATTTTGCAAGTCCTAAAAAGCTAAAAAATCCTATCGCATCAGTAAAAGTAGTAAGAATGACGGCTGAGCCGACTGCAGGATCTATATTAAAGCGCCTTAGCGTCAAAGGTATGATCGTGCCAAAAAAGCCAGCAAAGAATAAATTTGTAACCATGCTAAGCCCGATAACAACGCCAAGCATACCTTTGTCAAACCAAACAGAGGCGATTATGCCCATTACCACACCAAAGATTAGTCCATTTATAAGTGAAATACTAACCTCACGTTTTAAGACATTTTTGGCATCTTTAAACTCAATCTCACCAAGTGCCAGACGGCGAACCGTAACGGCAAGCGCTTGCGTGCCGGTATTTCCGCCCATTGATGCAACTATTGGCATTAAAACAGCAAGAGCGACGTAGGCTGCTATTGTCTCGTCAAAAAGTCCGATTATAGATGAGCTAAAAAGAGCTGTTAGTAAATTTACGCCAAGCCAAACCGCACGACCACGACCAGCCTTAAAAAGCGTATCGTCCTCTTCTGACTCGTCATCAACGCCGGCTAGGTTATAAATTTGCTCAGTTGCACTCTCTTGAATATAGTCGTGAATATCATCAGATGTGATACGACCAAGCAAAATTCCAGTGCTACTTGTAACTGCGATAACATTTAAATCGTACTCTTGAAACATATCAGCGACATTTTGCATAAGGTCCATAT
It includes:
- a CDS encoding NUDIX domain-containing protein, producing MDTTITNLEILPLGESKYLKPFKIKFMQNGVQRDWDCVKVMNSVSIFLYHEQKDAFLFVKQFRPAVWYSQEKEGIKTNEQGFTYELCAGLMDKGLSEEQTAREEAIEEVGYELKEIERITMTYGAFGFGGNMQTMFYAKIDESMKVNSGGGVDGEDIELVFIKREDMMKFVFDESKVKGFGLIFAYLWWEKFKS
- the mgtE gene encoding magnesium transporter gives rise to the protein MNQELDEAKELIDQHLDENLEDNELSPYELAQHLKTLKKHDEELFAHYLEKLDPEILGDVAIELPDHMLKDVIEQLPAEKIVEALEELESDDATDLLQYIEDIDEDKARELFNELDRENQNEILRLRSYEEDRAGAHMQTELFSAHLEEKLGNAVARLRREKQEGKLENISQLFIIDKNGVLQYAIPLEDLILFDFTKTLKQNIESAQIDHYKPHVANDMDLMQNVADMFQEYDLNVIAVTSSTGILLGRITSDDIHDYIQESATEQIYNLAGVDDESEEDDTLFKAGRGRAVWLGVNLLTALFSSSIIGLFDETIAAYVALAVLMPIVASMGGNTGTQALAVTVRRLALGEIEFKDAKNVLKREVSISLINGLIFGVVMGIIASVWFDKGMLGVVIGLSMVTNLFFAGFFGTIIPLTLRRFNIDPAVGSAVILTTFTDAIGFFSFLGLAKWILL